Within the Halobaculum limi genome, the region GATGTCGAGCCCCGAGTCGATCTCGTCGAGCACGGCGATCGACGGCTCGAGGATGGCAGCCTGCAGTACCTCGTTCTGCTTCTTCTCACCGCCGGAGAAGCCGGCGTTGAGGTAGCGCTCTGCGAACTTCTCGTCCATATCGAGCAGTTCCATCTTCTCTTTCAGGAGCTTCTGGAACTCGGCGACGCCGACGTCGCCGTCGTCGGCGGGACCCTCCATCGGGGAGGTGTCGTAGCCGGAGTCGTCTTCGTCGGCGTCCGCGTCGGCCTCCTCCTCGTCCTCGAACAGTTCTTCGCGCTCGCCGAGTTTGGCGTTGAGCGCCTGCCGGAGGAAGTTGACCATCGTCACGCCCTCGATCTCGGCGGGGTACTGGAAGCCGAGGAAGATACCCAGCGCCGCGCGCTCGTTCGGTTCCAGTTCGAGGAGTTCCCACGTGAGGTCCTCCTCGTCGATGTCGGCGTCGATGTCCGCGACGTCCTCCTCCGAGAGGATGAGCGTCACCGATCCGCCGGTGACCTCGTACGCCGGGTGGCCCGCGATGACCTTCGCAGTCGTGGACTTGCCCGAGCCGTTGGGGCCCATTAGTGCGTGAATCTCGCCTTGCTTCACTTCGAGGTCGACGCCTCGAAGGATCTCTTCGCCCGTCTCCGCGACCTGCGCCTGGAGGTTCTTGAGTTTGAGTGTCGCCATATTCGTGAATGCGCCTCTACACGCGGATGGGGTCGTTCGAGGCATCAACCTTACGCATCCGCCACAGTGTCATTATCCCTCACGAAAGAACAGTTTGCGAATCGAAAAGCGAGGTTGCTGCAGAACGTATCAACAGGTCACATAAAGCTCCCGAGACCGGTCTGCTCTTGCCCGCTTTTGACCTCTTCCCACGACATCCCAAGCGCCTCGATGATACGGGCGATGGGGCCTTTCAGCGTCTTGTCCAGCATCTTGTCCCAGTCGACGACGAACTCCTCGGGCACCTCGTCGGCGTACTCGAAACAGATCACGTCGGGGTCGCGCTTGAACTCGCCGTACAGCGGATCTGTCTGCGGGTCGAGTCCGTGTTCCGACTCCATCCGTTGCCAGAAGTCGGGATGGACCTTCTCGATGTAGAGACGCTTCGGCTTGGACCCGCGCTGGAAGTTCGTCCCGAGCAGCAGGTTCGCGTACTTCGCGCCGCGCACCTGTGCGGTGGCGGTCTCGTACGCCTCCAGTCGCTTGCCGATACCGCCGGGGATGCCCACTTCGTCTAAGTCGGCGTCGCCCGCGAGGAAGTTCTGGATCTCGTCGTGGAGGTAGTCTTTGATGTCGTCTGTCGCCTCGCCGTGGACAATCATCTCGATGACGCGCTTTTGCACCCGTTTCGTAACGGGGGCGATGTCCGAGCGTTTGTACTCGAAGCCCGTGATGTCGATATCGTCGACGTCTTTCCCCTCTTTCCAGACGATGTGGCCGGCGTACCGCTTCTTCTTGCCCGCTTGGAAGAACCGGCGGTACAGTTTCTCGAACTCGATCTGGAAGCGGTGTTCGTCGGCACCGAGTTCCTCGCGAGCGAAGTCGTCGTAGCGGCCGTTGATGTGTTCCTCGATGGCGAACGACTGCTCGATTGCCTCCTCGGTCGTGATGTCGTCGCCGAGGGCGAGCATAATCGAGTCGGTGTCGCCATACGTCACCTCGTGGTCGATCTCACGGGCCGCTTCCTCGGTGAACTCGATGACGCGCCGGCCCATCGCCGTGATGGCGGCGGCGTTGTCCTTGTCATACAGGCGGAAGCGCTCCCACCCGGAGACGCCGTACAGCGAGTTCATAATCACCTTCACCGCCGCCTGCTGTTGGTCGTACTGTTCGTAGGCGTCGGAGCCGACCTCGTGGGCGTCGCGTTCGCCCTTCAGACGGTCGCGTTCGGCCAGCAACTCGTCGATCATCTGCCGCATCATCCCGTCGGGTTCCTTGCGGAAGCGCGTCCCGTTGGGCGCGCGGTACGTCTCGCCGTCGAAGGCGTCGGGATCCTCGACGATGGTCTCGGGGCTGGCGTTGATCGTCACCATACACATCGGGTACAGCGACTTCAGGTCCAGCACCGACACCATCTCCTCGACGCCGGTGATCGGTTCGAACACCGCGCCCCCCTCGAAGTCCTCGCCGTCCTGTTGGCCCTTCGTCGGGAGGACGAACCGGCCGTAGGCGTTGTGGAGGACGTACATGTCGACCGCGTCGCCGGGCGTCGGCGCGTCCTCCAGTTGACAGCCGACGATCTTGCGCGACTCGTCCCAGAAGTCGATCACGTCCTGCTTGCGGTCGATCTCGACGCACAGTTCCACGTCGCGAACGTTGTACTCCAGCAGTCGCTCGGGATCCTGTTCCCACAGGTCGCCGATGTCGCCGGAGTAGCGTTCCTTCCCCACGTCGAGTTCGAGTTCGCCGACCGCATCGAGGCGGTACGACTCCAGTTCGGAGAACTGTGTGCGCTGGTAGGCGTACAGGAGGTCGAAGACGACGCGGCCCTTCACGTCGGGGCCGCCCCATCCGGAGCGCCACGTCTCGTTCACGCGCGAGAGGCGGTCGGGCGAGAGGTCGTACTCCGATCGGCCGTCGAGGAGTTCACAGCGGTCCATGAAGTACGGCGCGTCGAAGTCCTCGAAGTTCCACCCCGTCAACACGTCGGGGTCCGTCTCCTCGATGTACGCGATGAACGCGTCGAGCATCGCGTCCTCCTCCGCGAACGTTCGGACCTCGACACTACTGTCGTGGTCACCGATGAGGTCGTAGTCGTCGAGGACGTCTGGCGCGTCGACGCCGCCGACGGGCGCGTCGTACAGCCACGCGATGTACTCGTCGCGGTAGGAGTCGTGTGAGGTGAGACAGACGACCTGTTCCTCGCCGTCCTCGGGGAAGCCGTTGCGGTCGTCGACCTCGATGTCGAACGTGTTGACGCGGATGTCGGCCTCGACCTCGCAGGGTTCGAGATGCTCGGGCGTGACCTGGAGGCTAGCGCGGCCGCCGTCATCGTCGTCCGTCTCCAGTCGGCGCTCCTCGACGCGGAGACCGGAGGTGACGCCGTAGTCGATGAGGAAGCGGTTGGGGAACAGGATGTCCGCCTCGTACGTCCGGTCGAAGTCGTCGCGGATCTGTCCCACGTCACGGGGCGTTCGGGCGACCACCTTGGTGACGGGCATCCCACGGATGGATTTGAACCGCTCGCCGTCAGGGGCCTCCTCGCGCGTGTCGAGGATGACGTCGTACTCCTCGACGAGAGCCCGATTCTCGATGTCGGCCGTCGGCACGTAGAAGTACGGTTCGAGGCCGAGGACGCGCAGGTGTTCCGACTCGTTGTCGGCCGTGCGGCCGAACACGTGGACGACGGGGTACTCTTCGGTTCCGGCCCCCTCGACCGTGTAGTCGACGGCCGTCACCATCATTTCGACCGTCCCACTGGCGTCGGGAACGACGATGTCTTCGCGGTCGATGACGTCGCTCACCCGGCCTTGCCCCGTTCCAGCGACGAACGCCGCCTCTTCGTCCGGGCGACGGTCGTCGTTGGACCCGCCTTCCTCCGCGGTGGCGTCCCCGAAATCGCCGAGGCCCGCCTGCGAATCGCTCATTGCCGGGCCTTTGCCGTTCGCCGGTAAAAATGTCCCTTTCGTCACGGCGACGAGTCGCTGTGGGTGACGCTGGTCCGTCTACCCCTACGGTAAGCCCATCGTTCGGTCCGGTAGTCGAGGATTACACGGACAGATTCGTTCCGTTCGATCGCCGAAGAACCGCACGACGACGGCCGGTTGGCGAGTCCGGCCACCACGGAAAGGCATATACCGTGTCAAGACATACCATAGTTCGCAGATGACCCACGCATCCGATTCCCCGTTGGAGCGCTCGGGCGCGAGCCCGGACGAGGCCGTCGAGACGGTCGAGGCGTATGAGGACGACGGGCGAACGGTCCTCTACGACTCCGAAAATCCACTCGCGTGGGTAGAGGCGAGCACCGCCGTCACGCTCGCCGACCACGCCTGATCGGTCCCGCACTCACCTGACTACCGCCGGATCCGACGCGAGTCGTGTCCGGCAACCCTTTTGCTACAGTCACCGAACAGAGAGCCGTGCTCGAGGACGACGACGACGGGGACCTGTTCGGCCTCGAACGCGAGGCCAGCGAAGCCGAAAACCGTGGCCCCCGCGTCAACATCCCGACCGTCAATGACCCATCCGACTCGTTGCCCGACCCCTCGACGGTCGACCCGCATATCAGTCGGTCGTTTATGACCGCCGTCCTGTACGCCAACGTCGCCGTCCTCGGCGTCTCACTGGGCGCGATGCTCATCGGCTTCCGCGGCCAGTGGAACTGGGGCGGGTTCGCCATCGTCGTCGGCCTCCTCGCCGGCGTCCGCGTCTACCAGACGTATCGCGCCTTCGAGCAGTGGCGTGAGGAACGCGACGCCGACGAGGCGACCGAGGACGACGACACGGAGACGGACCCGGACGAAGCGTCGGATGCGGAGCGAGACGTGCAGACATATGCAGAAACAGATGGCGAGACGGAACCCGACGATCCGACCGAGTCGCAACAGAACACGCCGACAGAGGACGACTGACCGCCGCCACCGACACCGCTTTGCATCCTGCAGTACCTTCCTCGACTATGCAGACGGTTCGGGACGACGACGGCACTCGCTATCTCCTCGTCAAGCGCTCGGCAGAGTCGAGTCTGGTCCGCGACCCCGCGACCGGTGAGGAGCGCCACCTCCCGAACGACGACCTCGAAGCCGAAGGCGAGTCAGCGCTGTCGGCCGCGGCCGCCGGCCTCTCGCCCGCGCTTCGACGGGCGGTGCTCGCGTGTCGCGACGAACGGGCGCTTGGCCTCCTCGTGGAGTTCGTCGACCGCGGGCCGCTGTCGGTCCGGACGCTGTTGGACTCGTACGACCTGTGTGAATCCGACCTGCACGGTCTCCTCGCGGAGTTTCGCGCGGCGGGCCTCCTCACCGAGACGACTGTCGCCGGCGAGCGTGGCTACGAACCGACAGACGAGGCGGAGACAGCGGTCGGACGATTTCGAGCGTAAGCGAGACGGCAAGTGCGGACGACGCGGAACCGCCGAGTCGGCTCAGTCGTCGGCGTTCAGTTCCGCCTCGACCGCCGCCAGCGACGGGTCGTCGATGCGGTCGACCGTCGAGCGGTTCGACGTGGGGTTCTTCTCGACGCGGACGAGGTCGTCGGCCGCGCCCACGAGTTCGTCGTCGTGGCTGACGATGAGGATCTGACGGACACCGAAGCCGCGCATCTCCGCGACCAGGTCTGCGAGTCGCGAGACGTGTCCCGAGTCGAGGAACACCGTCGGTTCGTCGAGGATGAGCGGCGGCGTCGGTGCTGCGCCGTCGATGCCCTCTGCGAGCAGGCGGTAGATGGCACACCGTAGCGAGAGATTGAACAGTGCGCGCTCGCCACCCGACAGTTGTTCGGGGTCGAGCGGTTCGCCGTCCTTCTGGTACACCGTGAGGTGGTACTCGCCGTCGAGTTCGATGTGGGAGTAGGCGTCGTTGCCGTACACCAACTCGAACGTCTCGTTGAGCATCCGTTCGAGACTCTCGACGTTCGCGCGGCGCAGTTCCGCCCGGAGGTCGCCGTACATCGCCTCCAACTCCTCGGTCTCGCGGTGGAGCGCCTCCAACTCGTCGACACGGGCCGCGAGGTCGTCGCGACGCTCGCGCAGCGTCTCCAACTCGTCGAGTTCGTTCTCGACCGCGCCGATGCGGTTCGTGAGGTCGTCGCGGCGCTCGTGGAGGTCTGCCAGCGCGTCGGTCACCCGCTCAATGTAGTCTTCCGCGTTGTCGAGTCTGTCGCGAGCGTTCTCGACACGCTCCTCGTCGACAGCCTCGCGAAGTTCGTCGCGGCGCTCGCGCTTGCTCGCGAGGAACTCGCGGCGCTCGTCGTTGCGGTCGGCGATGTCGACCCGCTTCTCCGTCAGTCGCTCGACCGTCTCCTCGGCGTCGTCGATAGCCTCGCGCGTCGACTCGACGGCGTCGAGGCGGTCGCGTGCCGTCTGGATCCTGTCCAAGTCGGCTTCCAGTTCCTCGACCGTCTCGCGCGTCTCCGTCGCCTCCGACCGTTTCTGCTCGGCCGTCTCGCGGTGTTCTTCGGCCTCGGCCTCACGCTCGTCCGCCTCCTCGCAAAGTTCCGTGGCGCGCTCGCGCTTCTCCTCAGCCTCTGCCTGCTTCTCGTCGATGCCGTCGTCGAGGAGGTCGACGGTGTCGGCGATCTGCGAGAGCCGGTTCTCAGCCTCGACCAGCGTCTCCGCGGTGTCGAGGTCATCTTCGAGGCTCGCCTTCCGCTCGTTCGCCGTCGCGAGGTTGGCCTCCAACTCTGAGACGTGCTCGCGGTCCTCGTCGAGCGTGTCGACGTGCGGGGAGTCCTCGACTGGCTGTCCGCACTCGGGGCAGTTCCCTTCGGCCAGCAGTTCCTCGGCGTCCTCGACGCTCGACCGGGCCGCCCGGAGGTCGGCGGCTGTCTCGCGTATCTCCGTGCGCGCCTCCTCGATGTCCGACTGCACGGAGTCGCGGTACGCCGTCGCCTCGCCGACGTCCACGGGCGCGTCCTCGAACAGCGACCGTTTCTCCGCTCGTTCGTCCGTCAGCGTCTCGCGCTTGCGCTCGCGTTCGGCCAGCGTCTCGGCGGCCTCGTCTGCTTCGTTGTCGAGGCGGTCGGCACGCTCGCGGAGTTCGTTCGCTCGCTCGTCGACCTCCTCGGCTTTCTGTGCGAGGTTCTCCGACTGGTTCGTGAGCGCGTTCACCTGCGAGCGAGCGTCGCGCAGGTCGTCGCGCAGGTCGTCCTCGCGGTCGTCTAGGTCGGCACGTCGCGCGTCGAGCGTCTCCGCGTCGGCGGCCGCGACGTCGGTGTTCGAGAGTCGTTCCGCGAGCGTCGACTCCAACTCCTCGATGCGGTCGCGTTCGTCAGCGACCCGGTCGCCCAGTCGCTCTCGCTCGGCTTCGTCCTCGCGGATGGTCGCCTCCAACTCGTCGATGTCCGACTCCAGGGACGCAAGTTCCTCGCGGCGCTCCTCGTACTCGTCGAGGATCTGTTGTGCATCGTCGCGGGTGGTCTCGGCCTTCTCGCGCTGCTGCTCGTAGTTGTCCACCTTCGCGTCGAGGTCGTTCAGGTCAGACTGGAGGCCGTTGAGGCGATCGTGGAGCCCCTTCGCTTCTTTCGCTTCGACCTGCGACTCGACGTCCTCCAGCGCCCCCCGTTTCTTCGAGAGGACGTCCTCGACGCCGAGACGCGCGTCGCCGGCACGCTCGCGATACTCCTCCAGTCGCCCGAGTTGGAGGAGGTCGTCGATCATGTCCTGGCGCTCGGTCGGCGTGGCGTTGATGAGTTTGTTCACCTCGCCCTGCCGGACGTACGCGCAGTTGACGAACGCGTCCGCGTCCATCCGGAGGAGGTCGCTCACGAACGCCCGTACGTCGGTCGCGCCGTCGCGGTGCAGTTCGTCGTCGTCGGATTCGAGCGTGCAGGTTGTCGTCTGAATCTGCTCGCCGTACCGCTTCAGTTCCCGCCGGATGTGGTACGATCGGCCGTCGTGGGTGAACCACAGTTCCACCTCCGCCTCCTCGGCGCCATTCGTCACGACGTCAGCGAGCGTGCCGTCGAGCGCCTTCGACCCGTACAGTGCGAAGAAACACGCCTCCAGCAGCGACGACTTCCCGCTGCCGTTGAGGCCGTGGATAACCGTCACGCCGTCGCGCAAGCGCAGGTCGGTGTCGGCGTACGGCTTGAAGTTGCGGAGGCGGATGCGGTCGAACATCATCGCGAATCACCCAGCGTGAGTTGGCCGTCGTCGTCGCCTGTCGAGTCAGCGGTCGAGTCAGCGGTCGTGGAGTCGGCTGTCACTTCTTCAGCGGTGGACACCGTGCCGGATTCTCCAGTGCTGTCGCCCCCATCGAGTCGCTCCTCGACGCGACGTTTCACCGCTTCGCGGACGTTCGAGTTGGGGAGTTCGCCTCGAACCACGTCGTCCACCTCGTCAGCGGCTGGTGATAGGCCCATCTCCGCGATACGGTCGCGCACCGCGTCGTCCGGGTCGGCGAAACTGACCGTCACCTCGTCGTCGACGTCCACCTCCCGGCGGTCGCTGACGCGGGCGATGAGCGCCCCACGGTCGCTCGCGAACTCCTCGACTGCTGCGGGTGCGATGGGGTCGCCCTCGCCGGTCACCTCCACGATGACGACGGCGTCCGCGACGTCGTGTTCGCGCACTCGGTCACGCACGCGGTCGATTCCCTCTGCGGGACCGAGTTCGGCGTCGACGAACACGAACGGACGAGTTTCGAGCGCCCGCCGTCGGATGTCGACGGCGTCGTCGCCGGGAGCGTCCGCGCCGAACGAGACGAGGTTGTAGCCGCGCCCGTCGCGTTCGCTCGCGGAGGCACGCTCGGTCGACCCGCAGTACGTCACCCACGTGTCGAGCACCTCCGCGGTGTCGGGCGTGTGGTTGTCGCCCAGCAGCATCGCGTCGAACTCGACCGACGACTCCGAGAGGACCGTCTCGGTGTCCCAGTCGGCGTACGCAAACGGCTCGAACAGGCCGTGGCTCACCAGCGCCGCGGTGGCGGCGTCGTGCGGAGCGAACGAATAGTCGAGGTCGTCGCGACGGCTCTCGGGAACGTGGTCGAGGCCGTAGAACGCCGTCTCCCCGACTACGACTGGCTCTGAGCCCAGTCTCGTGGCGAGGCCGAGCGATCCGAACAGGTCGAGCCACTGCCCGCCGCGCGTGGACTCGTGGTTACCGACGACCGCGAGGAAGGGAATCCCCGCGTCGTCCAACTCCCGGAGCGCCGAGAGAACACCGAGGAGGTCGGGCAGGTCGGGCCGGCGGTCGTGGAACAGGTCGCCCGCGTGGACGACGGCGTCCACGTCGTCGGCGACGGCGTCCGCCACCACCTGCTCGAAGGCGTCGAGGAAGTCGCGTCGCCGTTCGGGGGAGTGATACTGACGATACCCGATGTGGGTGTCGCCCGTGTGGATAACCCGCGTCATCAGTTGTCCCGACGTTGTTCTCCCCGTGGGATATGCGTATCGTGACCGGAGTGAAAGTGGTCTGCGTCGGCGGTCGCCGTGCGATGTGCGTCACGATAGCGGTCGAGCGTCGCCAAGACTCGTCGTGCGCGGCGCACGACCGACGGCGGCATCGCCGTCTGCAGCGTTGTCGCCTGTGCCGCACGAAGCCGCTCGAATCCTCCGTCTTGTGCGACCTCGCTCGCGGCTTCGACGCTCGCGAGCGCAGTCTCGGCCTCGCTCACGAGTCGACGAATCTCGTCCCTGTCGGTCGATTCGGTAGGTACGGTTCCCAGCGCCAACGCTCGCAACGTCGCCCGCACCTCGTCGCCCGCCGCTGTTCGGTCCCGATGCACGCACAGGCTGGTGCCGGTATCGGATATGAACGCTCGCACGAGTCGCCGTCGAAGGCAAGACACACGTACCGCCACACGAACGCCGAGGTATGCGGATCGGCGTCGGTTCGGGTAATCCGGTGAAATGCGAGGCGACCGAGCGTGCGGTGGCAGGAGCAGACGGCTTCGGCGACGACGCGACCGTCGAGGCGTGTCCGGTTCCGTCGGGCGTGAGCGAACAACCGCGCGGAACCGCCGAGACACGGACAGGCGCGCGGAACCGCGCGATGGCCGTCCTCGACGCCGATAGCAGCGGCGCAGGATACGACCTCGGCGTCGGTATCGAGGGCGGCGTGGCGACGCTGGACGGCGACGACGGCAACCTCTTTCTCGTGATGTGGGCCGTCGTCAGCGACGGCGACCGCGTCGGCGTCGGGTCGGGCCCGAGTCTCGTCCTCCCGGAGTCCATCGCCGGTCGCGTCCGTGCGGGCGAGGAGTTAGGCCCGGTAATGGACGACGTTCTCGACGAGTCGGGCGTCGCGCGCAACCAAGGCGCGGCAGGCGCACTCACCGGTGGACGGGTCGACCGCACCGACGCGCTTCGGACGGCGGTGGCGGGGGCGCTGGGACCGTTCGTGACCGACCTCTACTGAAGTAGTCGACAGAAATCCCTCCGCTCGCTCTCTCGGCTCAGTCGTCAGTCGCGATTTCGCTCGCGCCCATCTCGGTTTCTTCCTCGTCTAACTCCTCCGTCTCGTCGACAGCGGCCGTCAGCGAGACGTTGTAGCCGAGCATCGAGGCGACGCCGCCGACGACGGTGACGAGGTTCTTCACTGCGTGATCCAACACCGCCGCGGCGAACGCGACCGCCGCTGGGACGCCGCCGAGACCGACGACGAGCGCCGTGAACGCCGCCTCGTACAGGCCGATCCCGCCCGGTGACAGCGGGAGCACCTTCGCGAGGTTGCCGACGGAGACGGCGAAGAAGCCGACGACGACCATCTGCGTCACGGTCATCGTCTCGGCGGCCGCGGGGAACGCCGAGAGGACGAGCAACGCCGTCACCACGTCGAGCGTCCACACGACGACGGAGACGCCGCCGACGCGGAGGAACGACCGCCGCGTGCCCGCGACGGCCTGCACGCCGCCGGCGAACTCCTCGATGACGCCAGCGACGTAGTCGACGTACGAGTCCGAGGAGAACCGCGAGACGACCGCGCGGACGTAGTTGCGGTCCGAGCGTGCAGTCGCGACGATGAACAGGAGGCTGGCGACGGCGACGACGCCGACGAAGGCGGCCACCTGCACCGCAGTCGTCACCGCGCCGGCAGAGACGCCGGGGACGTTGCCGGAGACAGCGCTGGCGACCGCACCCGTTCCGTCGGTGACCAGCAAGCCGGCCAGCACCGCTCCCGCCATCGCGGTGATGGTCAGCAGGTCGAACACGCGCTCGGCCGCCAGCGACGCGAACCCGGTCGGGTACGGGATGCCGCGCCGTGCCTTCACGACGTACGCCCGCACCGCGTCACCCGCCCGAGCCGGGAACACGAGGTTGCCTGTCTGGCTGATGAACACCGCGCCGGTGAGGAAGCCGATCCGCTCACGATAGCCGAGTTCGGAGAGGATGTCTCGGTAGCGGAGGCCCCGAAGCGGCCACGAGACGAGGTACACGAGCGTCGCGATAGCGACCGGGACCGGGTCGGCCTCGGAGAACGCCGACAGCACCGCCGAGGGGTCGAGATACACCGTCATCAGCGCCAACGCCGCCAGCGTCAGTATCGCGCCGGCGGCGACCGTCCGGGTTCGCGTGATGCGCGGCGAGACGGACAGTTGCCACCACAGGCGGACGACCTGACTCCCCATTCCGAACACGTCGCGCACGAGGTCGACCTTCGAGTCACCCTTCGGTTCCCAGTCGACGGGGAACTCCGCGACGGCCATTCCGCGCCGTTGGGCCCGGACGAGTAGTTCCGTGTCCCAGAACCAGTGGTCGTCCTCGACGGCATCGTGGAGTTCCTCGAACGCCTCCCGCGAGAGCGCCTTGAACCCACACTGGTGGTCGCGCAGGTCCGAGCGAAGGACGGTCCGCACGAGGAGGTTGAACCCGCGCGAGGGGACGCCCCGCTTCGCCGGACGGTCGGCTTGCTCGCCAGGGATCCACCGCGATCCAGTCGCCACGTCGTACCCTTCGCGGTCGACCTTCGACACGAGTTCTTCGAGGTGGCGCATATCCGTCGCGAGGTCGGTGTCGAAGTAGACGAGTGTGTCGCCGTTCGCGCGGTCGAACGCGAACTCCAGTGCACCTCCACGTCCGAGGCGACGGTCGCTGTGGAAGTGCTTCACCCGGTCGTCCTCCCGGGCGAGTCGGTCGGCAATCTCCGGCGTGCGGTCGTCGCAGCCGTCTTCGGCGACGATGACTTCGAACTCGTCGTGAGGGAGGAAGCGTTCGAGCGCCTCGATAGTCGTTCGGACGGTGCCTTCGATGGTCGCCTCCTCGTTGTATGCGGGGAGGACGACGCTGACGCGCACCGCGTCGGCGTCGTCTCTCGAAGGCTCGTCCGACTCGGTCATTGTTGAGGAGGTGGCGGATGCCGGCGTAAGTACCTTCTGTCATCGCGCCCCCGATCGACCGAGTGGAGACGAACAGTCGCTAACGACCCGTGTGGCCGCCCGAGACTCGCGCTCACGACCAGATCGTCACCTCGGCAATCTGACCTTACTCGGTGTTAGGCGGCTGTACCGACGACCCGGATCGCCGGACCCAGCGACGACCGTTGCTGCAGCGTAACCACCAGACGGCTCTGTGTTAACCCCGTGTACCAAACCCACTATGAGGGGGCTT harbors:
- a CDS encoding flippase-like domain-containing protein, whose translation is MTESDEPSRDDADAVRVSVVLPAYNEEATIEGTVRTTIEALERFLPHDEFEVIVAEDGCDDRTPEIADRLAREDDRVKHFHSDRRLGRGGALEFAFDRANGDTLVYFDTDLATDMRHLEELVSKVDREGYDVATGSRWIPGEQADRPAKRGVPSRGFNLLVRTVLRSDLRDHQCGFKALSREAFEELHDAVEDDHWFWDTELLVRAQRRGMAVAEFPVDWEPKGDSKVDLVRDVFGMGSQVVRLWWQLSVSPRITRTRTVAAGAILTLAALALMTVYLDPSAVLSAFSEADPVPVAIATLVYLVSWPLRGLRYRDILSELGYRERIGFLTGAVFISQTGNLVFPARAGDAVRAYVVKARRGIPYPTGFASLAAERVFDLLTITAMAGAVLAGLLVTDGTGAVASAVSGNVPGVSAGAVTTAVQVAAFVGVVAVASLLFIVATARSDRNYVRAVVSRFSSDSYVDYVAGVIEEFAGGVQAVAGTRRSFLRVGGVSVVVWTLDVVTALLVLSAFPAAAETMTVTQMVVVGFFAVSVGNLAKVLPLSPGGIGLYEAAFTALVVGLGGVPAAVAFAAAVLDHAVKNLVTVVGGVASMLGYNVSLTAAVDETEELDEEETEMGASEIATDD